In one Pseudomonas sp. SCA2728.1_7 genomic region, the following are encoded:
- a CDS encoding LysR family transcriptional regulator yields MDTLQNMRAFSCVAEAGSFTAAAVQLDTTTANVSRAVSNLEAHLQTRLLNRTTRRIALTEAGKRYLLRCEQILAYVEEAEAEASDAHARPAGQLKVHTMTGIGQHFVIDAIARYRKTHPDVTFDLTLANRVPDLLDEGYDVSIVLASELPDSGFVSQRLGITYSIVCASPAYVKANGAAQKPSDLLNHACLRLVSPVIPLEKWAFDGPEGQEMVTINSSPFLVNSADAMKTAITSGMGVGVLPVYAAIEGLRNGTLVRVMPNYRSQELNLYAIYPSRQYLDAKIKTWVEYLRGSLPEILAAHQAELAAYELSGSLAGARVAN; encoded by the coding sequence ATGGACACTTTGCAAAACATGCGCGCCTTCAGTTGTGTCGCCGAAGCCGGCAGCTTCACTGCCGCCGCCGTGCAACTCGACACCACCACCGCCAACGTCTCGCGCGCGGTCTCCAACCTGGAAGCCCACCTGCAAACCCGCTTGCTCAACCGCACCACGCGGCGCATCGCCCTCACCGAAGCGGGCAAACGCTACCTGCTGCGCTGCGAACAGATCCTCGCCTACGTCGAAGAGGCCGAAGCCGAAGCCAGCGACGCCCACGCGCGCCCGGCCGGGCAATTGAAAGTGCACACCATGACCGGCATCGGCCAGCACTTCGTCATCGACGCCATCGCCCGCTACCGCAAGACCCACCCCGACGTGACCTTCGACCTGACCCTGGCCAACCGCGTGCCGGACCTGCTCGACGAGGGCTACGACGTGTCCATCGTGCTCGCCAGCGAACTGCCGGATTCGGGTTTTGTTTCGCAACGGCTGGGCATCACCTACAGCATCGTCTGCGCCTCACCCGCCTACGTGAAAGCCAACGGCGCCGCGCAAAAGCCCAGCGACCTGCTCAACCACGCCTGCCTGCGCCTGGTCAGCCCGGTGATCCCCCTGGAGAAATGGGCGTTCGACGGCCCGGAAGGTCAGGAAATGGTCACCATCAACAGCTCGCCGTTTCTGGTGAACTCCGCCGACGCGATGAAAACCGCGATCACCAGCGGCATGGGCGTGGGCGTGCTGCCGGTGTATGCGGCGATCGAAGGTTTGCGTAACGGCACACTGGTGCGGGTCATGCCGAACTACCGCTCGCAAGAGCTGAACCTGTATGCGATCTACCCGTCGCGGCAATATCTGGATGCGAAGATCAAGACGTGGGTCGAGTATCTGCGTGGGTCGTTGCCGGAGATTCTGGCGGCGCATCAGGCGGAATTGGCCGCTTACGAATTAAGCGGCAGCCTTGCCGGCGCGCGCGTCGCTAACTGA
- a CDS encoding DUF6124 family protein, which produces MFKPTPNPPETDDTTPYEFPGSKKFHEAAERALDHYLKPNALTLRFHKPSTMFQVAPEQDSESLLVHACESLAQASLMTSDIAAYIDLPQRRTILAIQQIIMLAELAVNRVLDNHEIPQSPAHN; this is translated from the coding sequence ATGTTCAAACCAACGCCTAATCCACCCGAAACCGACGACACCACCCCCTACGAATTCCCCGGCTCGAAGAAATTCCACGAAGCCGCCGAGCGCGCCCTCGACCACTACCTCAAACCCAACGCCCTCACCCTGCGCTTTCACAAACCCAGCACCATGTTCCAGGTCGCCCCGGAACAGGACAGCGAAAGCCTGCTGGTCCACGCCTGCGAATCACTGGCCCAGGCCAGCCTGATGACCAGCGACATCGCCGCCTACATCGACCTGCCGCAACGACGGACGATTCTGGCGATTCAGCAGATCATCATGCTTGCCGAACTGGCGGTGAACCGCGTACTGGATAACCACGAAATCCCGCAATCCCCGGCACACAACTAA